One window of Thermocoleostomius sinensis A174 genomic DNA carries:
- a CDS encoding response regulator, whose translation MFSKSILLIEHEPTIGEVLCSCLSEFGGWGITLSNSIQEGVDLCTMTHPDVILLDASISETDALIFVEQLKCHSVAQSIPIVLITARASWFTKNQLQQMGFAGAITKPFNPSTLPTQISHLLGWND comes from the coding sequence ATGTTTAGTAAATCGATTCTGTTGATTGAGCATGAGCCTACAATTGGTGAAGTTTTATGTAGCTGCTTGAGTGAATTTGGCGGTTGGGGGATCACGCTATCAAACTCAATTCAAGAGGGGGTTGATTTATGTACGATGACTCATCCTGATGTCATCTTGCTGGATGCATCGATTTCAGAAACCGATGCGCTGATTTTTGTTGAACAGTTGAAGTGCCATTCTGTAGCTCAATCAATTCCTATTGTGCTCATTACAGCTAGAGCTAGTTGGTTTACCAAAAATCAACTTCAACAAATGGGATTTGCCGGAGCTATTACTAAACCGTTTAATCCTTCTACCTTGCCGACTCAGATATCTCATTTATTGGGATGGAATGATTAA